In the genome of Blastocatellia bacterium, the window AGTTGCTGCAACTGGCCAATGCTTGCGGCGTCGCGGCTGACGTCTCATTGCCCGGCTTCGATAAGAATCCGTTCAAGTACATGGCGCGATGCACACTCTTCGTTCTTTCTTCAACCGAGGAGGGCTTGCCTGGCGCGTTGATACAAGCTATGGCCTGCGGCGCGGCGGTGATCTCCACCGATTGCCCGGCCGGTCCCTCGGAGATCATTACGCCGGGCAGAGATGGTCGGCTCGTGCCGGTTGGCGATGTCCATGCGATGGCAACGGTGATATGCGAGCTGTTAGAGAATCCGTTGATGCGTCAACGCCTCGGAGAGCAGGCGCGGCAGGCAGCACAGCGGTTTGCTGTGGGCAACGTGATGGATCGGTATCTGGCTGCGTTGCTTAGTCGGCAGCCGGTCGGGAGTTTTGTGTGAAGACGTTCCAGGTTGGCATCGTAGGCTGCGGTCACATTTCACAGACGCATTTGAAGGCGTGGCGTCGAACCGCGGGCTGCCGTGTGCAGGGCGTCTTCGATGTTAATCGCGCACTGGCGGAGCAACGCGCCGGCCAGTTTCAGATCAGGACGGTCTATGACGACCTGGAGCAGTTGATCGCAAGCTGCGATGTTGTGGACGTCTGCACGCCGCCGCAGACGCATGCCGAAATTGCTCGTCGCGTGATCGAGGCAGGACGCGACCTACTGATTGAAAAACCGCTCGTCATGGACGTTGGTGAATGGGACCGACTGCGACAACTGATGGCTCGCTCGCCCAGTCGCGTGACGGTCGTTCACAACCTCAAATACACGCATGCAGTGCAGCAGGCCAAGCGCTGGATTGAGCAGGGACGCATTGGGCAGGTCATCAGCATTGCGCGTCAGTTTTTGACCAGTCCGCAGACGGATCGCATGTTGGTTGGCCAGGGGCATTGGTCACATGGATTGCCTGGGGGACGCTGGTTTGAAACGTTGCCGCACGAGCTATATGTGATTCACACGCTGGTCGGTCCGCTTCAGCCGATTCAGGTGACGGCGCTACATACGGCGCAGGCGCCGGCGGGCGCGCCGGCTGATCATGTCGTCGTGACGCTGGCGAGC includes:
- a CDS encoding Gfo/Idh/MocA family oxidoreductase, with the protein product MKTFQVGIVGCGHISQTHLKAWRRTAGCRVQGVFDVNRALAEQRAGQFQIRTVYDDLEQLIASCDVVDVCTPPQTHAEIARRVIEAGRDLLIEKPLVMDVGEWDRLRQLMARSPSRVTVVHNLKYTHAVQQAKRWIEQGRIGQVISIARQFLTSPQTDRMLVGQGHWSHGLPGGRWFETLPHELYVIHTLVGPLQPIQVTALHTAQAPAGAPADHVVVTLASERCVGSIHYSAHCQLNRRMTVIHGTDGVLELDTLSDAIVLLTSHDRQWKRAVGMPFLEAGRALGRMIPDRIGYLARRVSGQSPHTALICAVDRYLHGQGPAPTPLDEIDYVVRNCEQIGREIDRQLTSAALA